The nucleotide window TATAAAGACAGGTGGGCATACGAGGGGACATCAAGTTGTTGAGTTGCGATCTGAAGAAGCCACTGCAGTTCACCTTGGAGATCTGTTACCCACAACACATCATTTGAACCCTTTATGGATAATGTCATATGACAATTTTCCGCTTGAGGTCATTGATGTTAAGGAGACGCTTATGCGCCTATATGCAAAACAAAATGCATGGTTTTTACTCTATCATGATCTTGATTGTCACGCCTGTCGCTTATCGGCTGATCTAGAAATTATCGACACCTTATGAAATTATATCTAGCACCCATCATGGGAATAACTGATGCGGTCTATAGGCAGACTTTTGCAAAATATTTCGACGGATTCGATTGTGCAATTGCCCCTTTCGTCTGTTCCGTATCAAGTCGAAAGTTAAAACCTAATTACTTGAAGGATCTTTTCCCTGAGCGAAATACCAGACTTTCGGTGACTCCTCAGGTTCTGAGTAAAAACGCTGAAGACTTCCTGTTTATTGCCGAAAAGATCGGTGAACTCGGCTATACTTCAATTAATTGGAATTTGGGGTGTCCGGTGCAGATGGTTGCCAAAAAAAGACGAGGTTCCGGTCTATTACCCTATCCAGATCAAATTGACAGTATCCTTGAACAAGTGTGTGCTAAATGGCCTCATGGGTTGTCAATAAAGACCCGACTGGGCAGAAATTCTCCAGAGGAAATACTTGTACTTCTGAAGATCTTCGACCGGTATCCCCTTAAAGAGTTAATCATACACCCGCGACTGGGGGTACAAATGTACAAAGGAGATGTCGATCTGACAGGCTTTGGTAACTGTTTGGCTCAAACCTCCCATCAAGTTGTCTATAATGGCGACATAACTAACGAAGAGTTCCTTTTGACACTTAAAGACAGATTTCCAGCTTTGAACCGTTGGATGATTGGCAGGGCAGCGCTTTCAAATCCTTTTCTTGCCGATAGTTGCAGGGGAACCGGAAAACAATTCACTGCTGGTAGTCATCGTGAAATATTGGTACAATTCCATAATGACCTATTCAAACAATACAATGAACTCTTGTTTGGTCCCTCACATTTACTGGGAAAAATGAAGGCAATTTGGAATTATCTTGGCCAAATATTTGATAATTCTGATCAAATAATTAAAAAAATCCAGAAAAGTACTCGAATAGATCAATATAATGATTATGTTGTATTTCTTTTCGAAACAGAAAAATTAGCACTTGAGTGAGTTAATTTTTATTATCTTTGTTCTCATTTAAATTCAGGCGGTTTGGCGATGGACTATAAGAAAATTTGCACAGTGGTAGTGGTATGTTTTTCGTTGGTAACCTATGTCTCCTCAAATGCAAGTACTACTGAGGTTGGTTATGACAGCAACAAATCAAAACTTTTAAGTTACATAATCTCTAAACAACTTTCGGAGAATCATTACACCCATAAGCCTATTAATGATTCATTCTCAGAAGATACCTTTAAACAGTATATTAAACAAGTTGATCCTCAGAAACGCTATTTTATTCAACAGGATTTAGACGCTCTTTCACCTTATGCGAAAACCCTTGATGATGAGATGACCAGTGGCCATATAGTCTTTCCTAATGTAGCTGAGGAGATCATTAAGCAAAGGACGACACAAATTCTTGGATTTTTAGACGAGATAGAGAAAGTCACCATTGATTTTCAGTCAAAGGAGTTACTTGAGGTTGACCCGGAAAAACTGTCTTTTAGCACCACTGTTGACGAACTTAAGCAACGCTGGCTTAAGACAGTCACCTATCAAGTTGTTTCCAGGTATCTGGATTTGGTAGATATTAACAAGGTAAAAGTTGAAGCCGCAATCGCACCAGAGAATAAGAGTGATGCCGACCTTAGAAAGGAGGCTAAAGAGAAAGTATTAAAAAGTAACAGGGAAGTTCTTGGACGCATACTCAAAAGGGAAAAAAGTGACGTTGTTGAACGTTATTTCACTGCCGTTGCCAGGGCTTTTGATCCCCACAGCAGTTTCATGGCACCGACCCAGAAGGAAGACTTTGATATACATATGCGCGGTTCGCTTGAAGGAATAGGTGCGGTTCTTCAAGAAGAAGATGGTTTTATAAAGGTGATGCGGATTATTCCGGGAGGTGCTGCCTATCGTCAGAAAAAACTTCACGCTAGTGATACAATTTTGATGGTAGCACAATCAAATGAGGAACCTGTTGATATAACTGACATGCCGATTCGTGATGCAGTTCAATTGATTCGTGGGCCCAAAGGCAGCGAAGTTCGACTTACCGTAAAGACCGCCGAGGGAAAAATATCAATTATTCCGATCATTCGTGACGTGGTTCAGTTAGAAGAAACCTTCGTTAAGAGTGCCGTTTTAACAAATAAAACTAATGAAAAATTTGCCTATCTCAAAATACCTTCTTTTTACAGGGATTTCGAACAGACTAAAAACGGTGGTTCAGGGCGTAACGTAACCGATGATGTTATAAAGGCACTTGATGAGTTTAAGTCCGAAAAAACCCAGGGCCTGATTATTGACTTAAGAAACAACGGCGGTGGAGCGTTAGTCGATGCCGTAAAAATTGCCGGACTGTTTATTGAAACAGGTCCAATTGTACAGATTAAAACAAATGATCAGAAGGCGGAGGTTCTTTATGACTACGATAAGAGCATTTACTATGATGGCGCTATTGTAGTTCTGATCAATCGATTCAGTGCATCTGCCTCAGAAATACTCGCCGGTGCTTTACAGGATTATAATAGGGCTGTCATTATCGGCAGTGATCATTCATATGGAAAAGGAACTGTTCAAACATTGATTAACCTTGATACCAAGCTTCCTTTTTTCAGTGTTAACATGACAAAATATAAGCCTTTAGGCCACCTAAAAGTAACTACCCAAAAATTTTATCGAGTTAATGGTGAATCGACCCAGCGCAAGGGCATTGTCTCTGACATTATTCTTCCTGATCGTTTCCAATATGCTGAGACTGGAGAGCAGTATATGGAAAACTCCATGCCATGGGATACAATTGATCCCGTTGACTTCGACATGTGGAAAGACCATTTTAATCTGAACACATTAAAGGCGACAAGCAGTTCGAGAGTCAAAAACGATGATGATTTTTTACAGATAGAAAAAGACGCAAATGAGAGTAAAAAGAGGCTTGAGCATACCCTGATAGCTATCGATATTGATTCTGTCAAAAAGGCGAGGGAATCTGTTAAAGATGAGTCTGCAAATACTGGCTCTCCGCACAGAATTGAAACATCTGGACTATCAAAAGAAGATGAAGCTAAAGAGTATACCAAGGAAGAGCAACAGCAGTTGATGGTTGATCGCCTTCAGGAAGATCCTTATGTGATAGAATCTTTATCAGTTTTAGATGATTTTTCCTGACAGTTGTCCTTTCAAGATTATTATGCTCTTGAAAGTTGAATTTTTTTGTAGATTTACCTATAATTTTTTAGCACTACAGTTCAATATGATTTTATTTACTAATGAGTCACAAGGAGCATGAAAATGACGGATGAGAAACAAGCGTTAGCTGAAGAACAAAAGCCACTCGACAAAATGACAGTTAAAGAGTTGCGTGATTTAGCTAAAGAGTCTGACATTACCGGGATAAGTGGCATGAAAAAAGATGAGCTTTTGGCTGCCATTAAAGGAACAAGCGGAGGTGCAGACGCGACTGCTGAGACTGGAGCACCCAAAGCAAAAGCCCCTAAAGCTGCGAATAAAAAAGCTTCTTCCGGTCCAAAAGCTCCAAAAACTTCAGCAAAAGATTGTAAGGCGGAGATCAACTCTTTAAGAAAAGAGCTGGTGGCCAGCAAAGAAGATGGGGACAAAGCCCAATTTAATACTTTGCGTAGACGAATTAGTCTTTTGAAGAAGAAAAGTCGTAAGTTTAAAAAAGCCGTTTAAGGTTTTTTTATTAATTCTACGAAAGTCCGGGTTCGCTCTAGTTTCAGTGGGCTTGGTTGCACGGTATAGCGTACTTTTATAAGGAGAGGTGTTTAGCATTCTAAAGTTGGATGATGGTGGCGTGAGCCTTTGTCGATGTCTCTTACTGTTATGGGGTGTTAATCTTGTCGGGTCATGGTCTTTGAGAGAGAATTAGCTCGCATCAATACCTTTATCGACAATTTTGATCCTCAAGAATTTACTACTAAAACAGATCATTTAGCTGTCGCAGTTGTAGACAAAGAGTTGCGTAAACTTAGTGCCGGAAAGATAAAGACACGTATACAGAAAAAACGTCAGTTGAAACAAAAATTTAAAACCATTGAATTTTCGGATGATTATGATGCATCTGATGTACTTGTTTCCCAGGAGCAAATCGATGAATTACTTAATGAACTTCAAAACTAAACAGTTTTTTTTGAGTCGTATCGCACTGCCTTTCTGGTTGGTAATCTCCTTGCTAGTCACTCAAGTACAGGCCCAGAACGTTCCCGCCAGTTTTGCCGATTTGGCCAAAAAATATGGCCCAACAGTCGTTAACATCTACAGCACCCAAACTATTCAATCACGAAATCTGCCATACAATTTCTTCTTTGAAAATGATCAGGTGCCCGACCTGTTTCGCCATTTTTTCGATGTTCCGCAACAACCCAGAGAACAACAGCTTCCGGCCCAAAAAAGAACAAGTCTTGGCTCCGGAGTTATTATTTCAGCAGACGGATTTATCATTACCAATAACCATGTCATTGAAAATGCTGATGAGATAAATGTACGGCTTTCTAATTTTGAAGAGTACACGGCAAAGGTAATAGGTAAAGACCCGAAGACGGATCTCGCCTTAATTCAAATCACCCCCAAACACTCCCTGGTATTCGCCAGTTTTGGTGATTCTGACAAACTTCAAGTCGGTGATTGGGTTTTAGCTATTGGTAATCCCTTTGGATTTGATCATACCGTTACTGCCGGCATTGTAAGTGGCAAAGGTAGGACTTTGGGTGACGGGCCTTATCAGAACTTTATTCAGACAGATGCCTCTATAAATCCCGGAAACTCGGGAGGCCCATTATTTAATATGGATGGTGAGCTGATGGGAATTAATACCGCTATTTACAGTAGAAATGGTGGCAATATTGGTTTAGGCTTTGCGATTCCAGCGAATATGACAAAGAATGTAGTCTCCCAGCTTCAGGGTAATGGCAAAGTTACTCGAGGTATGTTGGGCGTCATGATTCAACCGGTTACAGCTGATCTTGCCGAACAGTTTGATCTTGACCGACCGATTGGTGCCTTAGTTGGACATGTA belongs to Desulfobulbaceae bacterium and includes:
- a CDS encoding Rho termination factor N-terminal domain-containing protein, which codes for MTDEKQALAEEQKPLDKMTVKELRDLAKESDITGISGMKKDELLAAIKGTSGGADATAETGAPKAKAPKAANKKASSGPKAPKTSAKDCKAEINSLRKELVASKEDGDKAQFNTLRRRISLLKKKSRKFKKAV
- a CDS encoding tRNA-dihydrouridine synthase family protein; this translates as MGITDAVYRQTFAKYFDGFDCAIAPFVCSVSSRKLKPNYLKDLFPERNTRLSVTPQVLSKNAEDFLFIAEKIGELGYTSINWNLGCPVQMVAKKRRGSGLLPYPDQIDSILEQVCAKWPHGLSIKTRLGRNSPEEILVLLKIFDRYPLKELIIHPRLGVQMYKGDVDLTGFGNCLAQTSHQVVYNGDITNEEFLLTLKDRFPALNRWMIGRAALSNPFLADSCRGTGKQFTAGSHREILVQFHNDLFKQYNELLFGPSHLLGKMKAIWNYLGQIFDNSDQIIKKIQKSTRIDQYNDYVVFLFETEKLALE
- a CDS encoding carboxy terminal-processing peptidase, encoding MDYKKICTVVVVCFSLVTYVSSNASTTEVGYDSNKSKLLSYIISKQLSENHYTHKPINDSFSEDTFKQYIKQVDPQKRYFIQQDLDALSPYAKTLDDEMTSGHIVFPNVAEEIIKQRTTQILGFLDEIEKVTIDFQSKELLEVDPEKLSFSTTVDELKQRWLKTVTYQVVSRYLDLVDINKVKVEAAIAPENKSDADLRKEAKEKVLKSNREVLGRILKREKSDVVERYFTAVARAFDPHSSFMAPTQKEDFDIHMRGSLEGIGAVLQEEDGFIKVMRIIPGGAAYRQKKLHASDTILMVAQSNEEPVDITDMPIRDAVQLIRGPKGSEVRLTVKTAEGKISIIPIIRDVVQLEETFVKSAVLTNKTNEKFAYLKIPSFYRDFEQTKNGGSGRNVTDDVIKALDEFKSEKTQGLIIDLRNNGGGALVDAVKIAGLFIETGPIVQIKTNDQKAEVLYDYDKSIYYDGAIVVLINRFSASASEILAGALQDYNRAVIIGSDHSYGKGTVQTLINLDTKLPFFSVNMTKYKPLGHLKVTTQKFYRVNGESTQRKGIVSDIILPDRFQYAETGEQYMENSMPWDTIDPVDFDMWKDHFNLNTLKATSSSRVKNDDDFLQIEKDANESKKRLEHTLIAIDIDSVKKARESVKDESANTGSPHRIETSGLSKEDEAKEYTKEEQQQLMVDRLQEDPYVIESLSVLDDFS
- a CDS encoding DegQ family serine endoprotease, with protein sequence MNFKTKQFFLSRIALPFWLVISLLVTQVQAQNVPASFADLAKKYGPTVVNIYSTQTIQSRNLPYNFFFENDQVPDLFRHFFDVPQQPREQQLPAQKRTSLGSGVIISADGFIITNNHVIENADEINVRLSNFEEYTAKVIGKDPKTDLALIQITPKHSLVFASFGDSDKLQVGDWVLAIGNPFGFDHTVTAGIVSGKGRTLGDGPYQNFIQTDASINPGNSGGPLFNMDGELMGINTAIYSRNGGNIGLGFAIPANMTKNVVSQLQGNGKVTRGMLGVMIQPVTADLAEQFDLDRPIGALVGHVMADSPAEKAGIKSGDIITEFQGKEISQMNMLPALVAQTSVGTEAEITFFREGQKRRLTVVIGELQEDAVSSSKNDDTIYSSKDLGLTVQKMTDELAKSMGADIEDGLIITNIEQGSLAEQSGLQRGDILLEGGVGQNRVQLSTVKDLEKLLIDSKELNVLLLVKSRNQTRFILLKKK